The following are from one region of the Anaeropeptidivorans aminofermentans genome:
- the queA gene encoding tRNA preQ1(34) S-adenosylmethionine ribosyltransferase-isomerase QueA, with amino-acid sequence MNKSDFYYDLPESLIAQSPLEDRTASRLMVMDRFTGKTEHKYFRDIIDYLHEGDCLVLNDTKVIPARLIGHREDTGTQVELLLLKRLSDDLWECLSYPGKKARPGHRMVFGEGLLKCEVESVTEDGNRIVRFLYDGIFEEILDTLGEMPLPPYITEKLQDKNRYQTVYAKHEGSAAAPTAGLHFTQELLQKIKEKGIHIAKVTLHVGLGTFRPVKVDDIDHHKMHSEYCIIEKDQAALINKTKDAGKRVIAVGTTSCRTLESFAKGNRIDYGQKNTDIFIFPGYEFKIIDALITNFHLPESTLIMLISAFSSREGVLSAYEEAVKEKYRFFSFGDAMFIK; translated from the coding sequence ATGAATAAATCAGATTTTTATTATGACCTTCCGGAAAGCCTCATAGCCCAAAGCCCTTTGGAAGACAGAACAGCCTCAAGGCTCATGGTTATGGACCGCTTTACGGGAAAAACAGAGCATAAATATTTCAGAGATATAATAGATTATTTGCATGAAGGTGACTGTTTAGTCCTTAACGATACAAAGGTAATTCCTGCAAGGCTTATCGGCCACAGGGAAGATACGGGAACACAGGTTGAGCTTTTGCTTTTGAAAAGGCTTTCTGATGATTTATGGGAATGCCTTTCCTATCCGGGGAAAAAAGCAAGGCCTGGCCACAGAATGGTTTTCGGCGAGGGTCTCTTAAAATGCGAAGTTGAATCCGTAACGGAAGACGGCAACAGAATCGTCCGGTTTTTATATGACGGCATTTTTGAAGAAATTCTTGATACCCTTGGGGAAATGCCCTTACCGCCTTACATTACGGAAAAGCTTCAGGATAAAAACAGATACCAGACCGTATACGCAAAGCATGAAGGCTCCGCTGCTGCCCCTACAGCAGGGCTTCATTTTACCCAGGAGCTTCTTCAAAAAATTAAGGAAAAGGGAATTCATATTGCAAAGGTAACTTTACACGTAGGTCTTGGAACTTTTAGGCCCGTCAAGGTAGACGACATAGATCATCATAAAATGCATTCGGAATACTGCATTATAGAAAAGGATCAGGCAGCGCTTATTAATAAAACAAAAGATGCAGGCAAAAGAGTCATTGCCGTAGGAACCACCAGCTGCCGGACCCTTGAATCCTTTGCCAAGGGCAATCGGATTGATTATGGGCAAAAAAATACAGATATTTTCATCTTTCCGGGATATGAATTTAAAATAATCGATGCTTTAATAACGAATTTTCATCTTCCCGAATCGACCCTTATTATGCTCATATCTGCTTTTTCCTCAAGAGAAGGGGTTTTATCGGCATATGAAGAAGCCGTTAAGGAAAAATACAGGTTTTTTAGCTTTGGGGATGCGATGTTTATTAAGTAA
- the truA gene encoding tRNA pseudouridine(38-40) synthase TruA has product MNNYKLVLAYDGSRYNGFQAQKNSENTIQQAIELRLNEIFSKDIKIVASGRTDAGVHAENQVINFKIDEEIDLSSFLALINKKLPGSISVKEINKMPEDFHARFDAKSKIYEYRILNAPYPNPFLRKYAYFYPETLDIKEMEKASRLFTGIHDFRAFSSGSGKKSTTREIYSIKIERDKDLVKIIYHGNGFLYNMVRIITGTLIQISEKTLSEEDILRAFQRNERGIAGFTAPPQGLFLQEVIYSKMI; this is encoded by the coding sequence ATGAATAATTATAAGCTTGTTTTAGCCTATGACGGAAGCCGGTATAACGGCTTTCAGGCCCAGAAGAATTCAGAGAACACCATTCAGCAGGCAATAGAATTAAGGCTTAATGAGATTTTTTCAAAGGATATAAAAATCGTTGCTTCTGGAAGAACAGATGCAGGGGTTCATGCGGAAAATCAGGTGATTAATTTTAAAATAGACGAAGAAATTGACTTAAGCAGTTTTCTTGCACTGATAAATAAAAAGCTTCCCGGGAGTATCAGCGTAAAGGAAATTAATAAAATGCCGGAGGATTTTCACGCAAGATTTGACGCTAAAAGTAAAATCTATGAATACCGCATCTTAAACGCTCCATATCCCAATCCCTTTTTAAGAAAGTATGCTTACTTTTATCCCGAAACCCTTGATATAAAGGAAATGGAAAAGGCCTCAAGGCTTTTTACAGGTATTCATGATTTTAGGGCATTTTCTTCCGGCTCCGGCAAAAAATCCACCACAAGAGAAATCTATTCCATAAAAATAGAAAGAGACAAAGATTTAGTTAAAATCATATATCACGGAAACGGTTTTCTATATAATATGGTAAGAATCATTACGGGAACCCTTATTCAAATAAGCGAGAAAACCCTTTCGGAAGAGGATATTTTAAGGGCTTTTCAAAGAAATGAAAGAGGGATTGCAGGATTTACCGCTCCTCCTCAGGGATTATTTCTTCAAGAAGTGATTTATAGTAAAATGATTTAA
- a CDS encoding Asp23/Gls24 family envelope stress response protein — protein MEEDVLEKKSPLTYEDRVIRKIASIAANNIEGIIAMSGSLLSGITDKIMNSDSREKGIAVEVGQKQVAVDLKVICEYGVSIPEVYEKTVSKITEDIKTMTGLEVVEINMHVDDIMTKEEYERQLKQKDTGGSAGPRVD, from the coding sequence ATGGAAGAAGACGTACTGGAGAAAAAAAGTCCCTTGACGTATGAAGACAGGGTGATTCGGAAAATCGCAAGCATTGCCGCAAATAATATTGAAGGTATCATTGCCATGAGCGGAAGCCTGTTAAGCGGGATAACAGATAAAATAATGAATTCCGATTCAAGAGAAAAAGGCATCGCCGTTGAAGTAGGGCAGAAGCAGGTTGCCGTAGATTTAAAGGTAATATGCGAATATGGAGTAAGCATTCCCGAAGTTTATGAAAAGACAGTTTCCAAAATAACGGAGGATATAAAAACCATGACCGGTCTTGAGGTTGTAGAGATTAATATGCATGTTGACGATATCATGACAAAAGAAGAATATGAACGTCAGCTTAAGCAGAAGGACACAGGCGGTTCTGCTGGGCCGAGAGTTGATTAA
- a CDS encoding DMT family transporter — MKKLHKAILYIVLSALSFALMNVFVKLSGDFPSFQKVFIRSLVVLFFSTIVLLKNKERPFPKKENAMDMFWRSFAGCVSMICNYYAVDHLILSDATMISKIAPFCTIIFSFLILKESVKVYQIICILIGFAGTAFIVKPALNSTIIPAFVGVLGAVLAGVAYTFVRKLGNKGEENGTIVFSFALFSALFNIPFLVTGYEHVDLYNLFILIISGFFAFLGQMFVTGAYSLAPARDISIFDFSQLIFAAITGYFIFSEKPDLYSFLGYMVILGTSFYLFKKNKAEAQKEQTEPAA; from the coding sequence ATGAAGAAATTACATAAGGCTATTTTATACATTGTTCTTTCTGCCTTGAGCTTTGCCCTTATGAATGTTTTTGTAAAGCTTTCCGGCGATTTTCCGTCATTTCAAAAGGTATTTATCAGAAGCTTGGTTGTTCTTTTTTTCTCAACTATAGTGCTTTTGAAAAATAAAGAAAGACCCTTTCCCAAAAAGGAAAACGCCATGGATATGTTTTGGAGAAGCTTTGCAGGCTGTGTTTCAATGATTTGCAATTATTATGCAGTAGACCATCTTATTTTGTCAGATGCCACAATGATTTCTAAAATAGCCCCATTTTGTACAATTATCTTTTCTTTTCTTATTCTGAAAGAGTCGGTAAAGGTTTATCAAATTATATGTATCTTAATCGGCTTTGCAGGTACAGCTTTTATAGTTAAGCCCGCCCTGAACAGCACCATTATACCTGCCTTCGTAGGGGTATTGGGAGCGGTTCTTGCAGGTGTCGCTTATACGTTTGTAAGAAAACTTGGCAATAAAGGGGAAGAAAACGGAACAATTGTATTTTCCTTTGCGCTGTTTTCCGCTCTTTTTAATATCCCTTTTCTTGTAACAGGATATGAGCATGTTGATTTATATAATCTTTTTATTCTTATAATAAGCGGATTTTTTGCTTTTCTTGGTCAGATGTTTGTTACGGGGGCATATAGCCTTGCGCCGGCAAGAGATATCAGCATATTTGACTTTTCACAGCTTATTTTTGCGGCCATTACAGGCTATTTTATATTTTCGGAAAAGCCGGATTTATATAGCTTTCTCGGGTATATGGTAATCCTGGGAACCTCTTTCTATCTTTTTAAAAAGAATAAAGCCGAAGCCCAAAAGGAACAAACCGAACCGGCGGCGTAA
- a CDS encoding SpoIID/LytB domain-containing protein — translation MKRLLNLGITIVAVALSLSLSPLKAYAKAQDYIRVGLESSYKQVQSLKIDNTAVYISLSRGGSIVNHGELYSNYGFSLTVDNLYYAETDYTYESFNKAFEQAALIAGFSGNALCAYKDSLWTVYMGGYQSEQEALSAVNSGLARKVVYPSGSGVRLEDGDGPIALFTKENGYALLSTDNTVLLGNKEYRGYIEAGRYTGGVITAVNVIDVEDYLRSVVPSEMPSSWPIEALKAQTVAARSYTYTRMGIHSDSGYDLCDGIHCQVYNGYKNETESTNRAVDETAGLVALYQGEVINATFFSSSGGATDNSENVWANKLGYLRAVADPYDTTGKIWSRTFTLNEIDELLRVNNMNIGNAKTVAITEVSPLGRVQKLTITGSLGSKTLEKEDVRNFFSKASGGALESRYFTIGDMPIQTGYSSSLHIIGKDSNSNLLKNEIYVIDSKGDTSKASSDLYIEGINGKEKFTEGAYASSNTTASTGTSFTINGRGWGHGVGLSQHGAKGMAESGFTFEEILKHFYTDIEIR, via the coding sequence ATGCCAAGGCGCAGGATTACATAAGAGTAGGGCTTGAGTCTAGTTATAAACAGGTTCAAAGCCTGAAAATCGATAATACAGCTGTGTACATAAGCCTTTCCCGCGGAGGAAGCATAGTAAACCACGGGGAACTATATTCAAATTACGGTTTTTCATTAACGGTAGATAATCTCTATTATGCAGAAACGGATTATACATACGAAAGCTTCAATAAAGCTTTTGAACAGGCAGCGCTTATAGCAGGATTCAGCGGAAATGCCCTTTGTGCCTATAAAGACTCTTTATGGACTGTTTATATGGGAGGGTACCAAAGCGAGCAGGAGGCTTTAAGTGCCGTGAACTCAGGCCTTGCCAGAAAAGTAGTATACCCTTCGGGAAGCGGCGTAAGGCTTGAAGACGGAGACGGACCCATTGCTCTTTTTACAAAGGAAAACGGCTATGCTCTTTTAAGCACAGATAATACGGTTTTATTGGGAAATAAGGAATACAGAGGATATATAGAAGCAGGCAGATATACGGGAGGAGTTATTACAGCGGTAAATGTTATTGACGTTGAGGACTACCTTCGGTCTGTTGTTCCTTCGGAGATGCCAAGCTCATGGCCAATTGAAGCGTTGAAAGCCCAAACCGTCGCCGCCAGAAGCTACACCTATACGAGAATGGGTATCCATTCCGATTCGGGATATGATTTATGCGACGGAATTCATTGCCAAGTATATAACGGCTATAAAAACGAGACGGAAAGCACAAACAGAGCCGTTGACGAAACAGCAGGCCTTGTGGCTCTGTATCAAGGAGAGGTCATAAACGCTACCTTCTTTTCATCAAGCGGCGGAGCTACAGATAATTCTGAAAATGTATGGGCAAATAAGCTGGGTTATTTAAGGGCCGTAGCAGACCCTTACGACACCACGGGAAAAATATGGTCAAGAACATTTACACTAAATGAAATAGATGAGCTTCTAAGAGTCAATAATATGAATATAGGAAATGCAAAGACAGTTGCCATAACCGAAGTAAGCCCTTTAGGCAGAGTTCAGAAGCTTACCATTACAGGAAGCCTTGGCTCAAAAACCCTTGAAAAAGAAGATGTAAGAAATTTCTTTTCAAAAGCCTCGGGAGGCGCTCTTGAAAGCAGATATTTTACTATAGGGGATATGCCGATACAGACAGGATATTCAAGCAGCCTTCATATAATAGGAAAAGATTCAAATTCAAATCTTCTGAAAAATGAAATTTATGTAATAGATTCAAAGGGCGATACTTCAAAAGCTTCCAGTGATTTATATATAGAAGGCATAAACGGCAAAGAGAAATTTACGGAAGGCGCTTATGCCTCTTCCAATACAACAGCATCTACAGGAACGAGCTTCACCATAAACGGCAGAGGCTGGGGCCATGGTGTAGGCCTAAGCCAGCACGGAGCAAAGGGTATGGCTGAATCAGGCTTCACCTTTGAGGAAATACTGAAGCATTTCTATACAGATATAGAGATAAGATAA
- the amaP gene encoding alkaline shock response membrane anchor protein AmaP, whose product MNRLSRILLFIVSLIGMLTSFAAFFILVPLGEITVFLGEIYEKVPELNYYFAGFTALIFMGFLCIFVLAFAYPRKTGFIIYKKSTGEIKISKNAVNSMILSSFSHLINADNIRLKVIYRKNTIKHIKITVYNRFLEKIPTLSGDIQNSVKEAVEKIMEIPSGNVEILISHKELRRRKEKRVV is encoded by the coding sequence ATGAATCGATTAAGCAGAATCCTTCTTTTTATAGTCTCTCTTATAGGAATGCTTACTTCTTTTGCGGCATTTTTTATTCTTGTGCCTTTGGGAGAAATCACTGTATTTCTAGGGGAGATATATGAAAAAGTTCCTGAATTGAATTATTATTTCGCAGGGTTTACGGCATTGATATTTATGGGGTTTCTATGTATCTTTGTCCTGGCATTTGCCTATCCTAGGAAAACAGGCTTTATTATATATAAAAAATCTACCGGTGAAATAAAAATATCAAAAAACGCTGTTAATTCCATGATTTTAAGCTCCTTTTCTCATTTAATCAATGCCGATAATATACGGCTTAAGGTAATATACAGAAAAAACACCATAAAACACATTAAAATAACCGTATACAATAGATTTCTCGAAAAAATACCTACGCTTTCAGGGGACATTCAGAACAGCGTGAAAGAAGCCGTAGAAAAGATAATGGAAATTCCTTCAGGAAATGTTGAAATATTAATATCTCATAAGGAATTACGCCGAAGAAAAGAAAAACGGGTGGTTTAG
- a CDS encoding DUF2273 domain-containing protein: MDFLNLLKPYGGRILWSGAGLLTALLFLNIGFLKTLVILICFALGYVIGLQADGKIDLKPKIKTIFNWLKK; encoded by the coding sequence ATGGATTTTTTAAATTTGTTAAAGCCCTATGGAGGCAGAATATTATGGTCGGGCGCAGGCCTTTTGACCGCCCTTCTTTTTTTGAACATAGGTTTTTTAAAAACCCTTGTGATACTAATATGCTTTGCCTTAGGCTATGTTATAGGGCTTCAGGCAGACGGGAAGATAGATTTAAAGCCTAAAATAAAGACCATTTTTAATTGGCTTAAAAAATAA
- a CDS encoding AAA family ATPase: MDLFDYQRQKHLKKEAPLAARMRPRTLEEFVGQEHIVGKNTLLYRAIKADKLRSIIFYGPPGTGKTTLAKIIANTTESNFTQINATTAGIKDIKENIEEAKSTIALSGKRTILFVDEIHRFNKTQQDTLLPYVEDGTVILIGATTENPYFEVNKALISRSIIFQLKHLSKEDIKKLLSAAIQDKERGLGNYNMQISEEALDFLSDSANGDARTALNAIELAALTTEADENGVINISISDAEECIQKRALNYDKTGDSHYDTISAFIKSMRGSDPDAALYYLARMLYAGEDPKFIARRIVICASEDVGNADPHALLVAVAAAEAVNFIGLPEGRIILSQAVTYVACAPKSNAAVISISEAMKDVSQIQISGIPNHLKDAHYKGAKEFGHGIDYKYAHDYKGNYVPQQYLPDELAGRIYYNPSDNGVEKKIKESLIKLRGRERNE, encoded by the coding sequence ATGGATTTATTTGATTACCAAAGACAGAAGCATTTAAAGAAGGAAGCCCCTCTTGCTGCCAGAATGCGTCCCAGAACCTTGGAAGAATTCGTAGGCCAGGAGCATATTGTGGGGAAAAATACTCTTCTTTATAGGGCTATTAAAGCCGATAAGCTTCGAAGCATTATTTTCTATGGGCCCCCGGGAACGGGAAAAACCACCCTTGCAAAAATTATAGCTAATACCACAGAAAGCAATTTTACCCAGATAAATGCAACCACCGCAGGCATAAAGGATATAAAAGAAAATATAGAAGAAGCTAAAAGTACCATTGCCTTAAGCGGAAAAAGGACGATTTTATTCGTAGACGAGATACACCGGTTTAATAAGACCCAGCAGGATACGCTTCTTCCCTATGTTGAGGACGGAACGGTTATTTTAATCGGAGCCACTACGGAAAATCCCTATTTTGAAGTCAATAAAGCGCTGATTTCCCGCTCTATTATTTTTCAGCTTAAGCATCTTTCAAAGGAAGATATCAAAAAGCTTTTGTCTGCCGCCATTCAGGATAAGGAAAGAGGCCTTGGAAATTATAATATGCAGATTTCCGAGGAGGCCCTTGATTTTCTTTCAGACAGTGCAAACGGGGACGCGAGAACCGCTTTGAACGCCATAGAGCTTGCCGCCCTGACGACGGAAGCAGATGAAAACGGCGTAATCAATATCAGTATTTCAGATGCGGAAGAGTGCATTCAGAAAAGAGCCCTAAATTACGATAAAACAGGCGACAGCCATTACGATACCATTTCCGCTTTTATAAAAAGCATGAGAGGTTCAGACCCGGATGCTGCCCTTTATTATCTTGCCAGAATGCTTTACGCAGGAGAAGACCCTAAATTTATCGCAAGAAGAATCGTCATATGTGCTTCAGAAGACGTAGGAAATGCCGACCCCCACGCCCTTTTAGTCGCTGTGGCAGCGGCAGAAGCGGTTAATTTTATAGGCCTTCCCGAAGGAAGGATTATTCTTTCTCAGGCGGTAACTTATGTAGCCTGTGCGCCTAAAAGCAATGCTGCCGTAATCAGTATATCAGAGGCAATGAAGGATGTTTCCCAGATACAGATATCCGGTATCCCCAACCATTTAAAAGATGCTCATTATAAAGGAGCCAAGGAATTCGGCCACGGCATCGATTACAAATATGCCCATGACTATAAAGGAAATTACGTTCCCCAGCAGTACCTGCCAGACGAGCTCGCAGGGAGAATTTATTATAATCCAAGCGATAACGGTGTAGAAAAGAAAATAAAAGAATCTCTTATAAAATTGAGAGGAAGAGAGCGGAATGAATAA